A single genomic interval of Fibrobacter sp. UWB4 harbors:
- a CDS encoding outer membrane protein assembly factor BamD produces the protein MKKVFKSTLFVPLFLYMATMMGCSTTSTSKMTHTDWCQKRYNEAEELYKAKKYGRSIEKLEGILSTCAGSGYMEQAQFLLAESHFNLEQWIEARGEYGSFIVNFPGSPFAETAEYRKAVSSFNMDYKIDRDESNTTTAMKDFERYLANHPSTPLRDSVNYYYNLLVDRVAEKEFQTGRLYLRMEKPQAAVIYFKEFLETYPNAKRRQETLFLISDAYTDLDQFESARQYLAIAKEESSDNADVQKRVKKAEEKIAKAEESYEKRLKKESEKKRLQKEEKNLAN, from the coding sequence ATGAAAAAAGTTTTCAAGAGTACCCTGTTCGTTCCTCTTTTCCTTTATATGGCAACTATGATGGGTTGTTCAACAACCTCCACATCTAAAATGACCCACACGGACTGGTGCCAAAAGCGCTATAACGAGGCCGAGGAACTCTACAAAGCCAAAAAGTATGGACGTTCCATCGAAAAGCTCGAAGGAATTCTTTCTACCTGTGCAGGGTCGGGCTACATGGAACAGGCTCAGTTCCTGCTCGCCGAAAGCCACTTCAACCTGGAGCAGTGGATTGAAGCTCGCGGCGAATACGGAAGCTTCATCGTAAACTTCCCGGGTTCTCCGTTTGCAGAAACGGCTGAATACCGCAAAGCGGTTTCGTCCTTCAACATGGATTACAAGATTGACCGTGACGAATCGAACACGACAACCGCCATGAAGGACTTCGAACGCTATCTCGCAAACCACCCGAGTACCCCGCTCCGCGACTCCGTCAACTACTACTACAACCTCCTCGTAGACCGCGTTGCCGAAAAGGAATTCCAGACAGGCCGCCTCTATTTGCGCATGGAAAAACCGCAGGCCGCCGTGATTTACTTCAAGGAATTTTTGGAAACATATCCTAACGCCAAGCGCCGTCAAGAAACGCTCTTCCTCATTTCGGACGCCTACACCGACCTGGACCAGTTCGAATCGGCAAGGCAGTATCTCGCCATTGCTAAAGAAGAATCTAGCGACAACGCAGACGTTCAGAAGCGCGTGAAAAAGGCGGAAGAAAAGATTGCCAAAGCAGAAGAATCTTACGAAAAGCGCCTGAAAAAAGAATCCGAAAAGAAACGTCTCCAGAAAGAAGAAAAGAACCTGGCTAACTAG
- a CDS encoding LptF/LptG family permease translates to MILVRYVLKELIGPFLASLFGITFLFVVDFLVKILDNVLSKGLPTSTVLEIFALNLAWMLSLSIPMAVLVASLMTFGRMSGDQEITAVKAAGVSPLSLMRPVLLVALLLSVLMVVFNNWVLPEANHRSVELMNAVSRKKPHVFIDAGRLITQFPGVQLWVNRIDPVSGTLYGIQIFEMEKKGAPRIVYADSASMDYVDNGATLMLRLRSGETHLVDPDDADKYFRIRFFSQDLAMQNVDDRLERRSRSYRSDREMPVEMMWDVVKDAREKYDTAAVQAKTRRLPTLLRIRDFVSGDSIVPVDAKSVPMLDSVQFMQGLRKVRIQETSSLRATERAWNRMDGELKREAQYMVEIHKKFSTAFACFIFVLIGAPLGIMARKGGIGTGILYSLAFFVIYWICLIGGENLADRLVVSPELAMWISNIIIGVFGIFLTRAMVRDRFTGNSKVLRFFRIVGRYTGITQCIRAACWLFGKLKKRFG, encoded by the coding sequence ATGATTTTAGTTCGCTATGTCTTGAAAGAGCTGATAGGTCCTTTTTTGGCTTCGCTCTTTGGCATTACTTTTTTGTTTGTAGTTGACTTTTTGGTCAAAATCTTGGACAATGTGTTGTCCAAGGGCTTGCCGACATCTACGGTTCTTGAAATTTTTGCGCTGAACTTGGCGTGGATGCTTTCGCTTTCGATTCCGATGGCAGTCCTTGTTGCAAGTCTCATGACTTTTGGCCGTATGTCTGGCGATCAGGAAATCACTGCGGTCAAGGCGGCGGGCGTATCTCCGTTGTCGCTCATGCGTCCGGTCCTGCTTGTTGCGCTTTTGCTTTCTGTATTGATGGTCGTGTTCAATAACTGGGTGCTTCCTGAAGCAAATCACAGGTCCGTGGAACTGATGAATGCCGTTTCTCGCAAGAAACCGCACGTGTTTATCGATGCCGGGCGCCTTATTACGCAGTTCCCGGGAGTGCAGCTCTGGGTGAACCGCATTGATCCTGTTTCGGGAACGCTGTATGGAATCCAGATTTTTGAAATGGAAAAGAAGGGCGCTCCGCGCATTGTCTATGCCGATAGTGCTTCCATGGACTATGTGGACAATGGCGCTACGCTAATGCTTCGTCTCCGCAGTGGAGAGACGCATCTCGTCGATCCTGATGATGCGGATAAGTATTTCCGCATCCGGTTCTTCTCGCAGGATTTGGCGATGCAGAACGTCGATGACCGCCTTGAACGCCGTAGCAGGAGTTACAGGAGTGACCGTGAAATGCCGGTCGAAATGATGTGGGATGTGGTGAAGGATGCTCGTGAAAAGTATGACACCGCAGCGGTCCAGGCTAAGACCCGCCGCCTGCCGACGCTTCTTCGCATTCGCGATTTCGTAAGCGGCGATAGCATTGTTCCTGTTGATGCAAAAAGTGTTCCGATGCTGGATTCTGTGCAGTTTATGCAGGGACTTCGTAAAGTCCGCATTCAGGAAACGTCTTCGCTCCGCGCGACGGAACGTGCCTGGAACCGGATGGATGGCGAACTCAAGCGTGAAGCGCAGTACATGGTTGAAATCCATAAAAAGTTCAGTACCGCGTTTGCATGCTTCATATTCGTCTTGATTGGCGCTCCTCTTGGAATCATGGCGCGCAAGGGCGGCATTGGCACTGGTATCCTCTATAGCCTTGCGTTTTTTGTCATTTACTGGATTTGCCTTATCGGTGGCGAAAACCTTGCTGATCGTCTTGTGGTCTCTCCTGAACTTGCCATGTGGATTTCCAATATCATCATTGGCGTATTCGGCATTTTCCTCACGCGGGCGATGGTTCGTGACCGCTTCACGGGCAATTCTAAGGTTTTGCGCTTCTTTAGGATCGTTGGCCGCTATACGGGCATTACCCAGTGTATCAGGGCGGCTTGTTGGTTGTTCGGTAAACTCAAGAAGAGGTTCGGATGA
- a CDS encoding LptF/LptG family permease, producing MKFSRYLVWNFLKMFLIVVCGAILIFVVIDFVGNIKTWLARDMKSVSDYYLSYLPYILYLITPVALFIAVLASVGNMARHLEMSAMQSSGQSPFKTLLPIFFLGVLMSIGSYEMSEHWLPDANHKRFEIMETNAQKRKNPRIKEKQDFTFIDSEKNSWYFKHYSGKSKIGRDVVLLVRDRGRLVERYDVRIIRWIDQDSVAGTGYWKFESGFQRIFKKDGSVEVVPIRQKNMKGRVSTHPNDLINERQLADEMDSKMVKARINVLRRSGEDTRAMETALQFKYSAHWMNLIVLLIGAALCHRYSRSGGLSQKFGVGLLLVFSYYILERIGLKMGENGALSPFWAAWNSHFIYASLAFVMLYRSFRL from the coding sequence ATGAAATTTTCTAGATACCTTGTCTGGAATTTCCTGAAGATGTTCCTCATCGTGGTGTGCGGGGCTATTCTCATATTTGTCGTAATTGACTTTGTCGGTAACATCAAGACGTGGCTTGCCCGTGACATGAAGTCGGTGAGCGATTATTACTTGAGCTATCTTCCGTATATCTTGTACTTGATTACTCCGGTAGCCTTGTTTATTGCGGTTCTTGCCTCGGTGGGCAATATGGCGCGTCATCTCGAAATGAGTGCCATGCAGAGTTCCGGGCAAAGCCCGTTCAAGACTCTTCTCCCGATATTCTTCCTGGGCGTCCTCATGTCGATTGGTTCGTACGAAATGAGCGAACACTGGCTGCCGGATGCAAACCACAAGCGTTTTGAAATCATGGAAACCAATGCCCAAAAACGTAAGAACCCGCGCATCAAGGAAAAGCAGGACTTCACGTTTATTGATAGCGAAAAGAATAGCTGGTATTTTAAGCATTATTCAGGCAAAAGTAAAATTGGCCGTGATGTTGTCCTCCTGGTCCGCGATCGAGGACGCTTGGTTGAACGTTACGATGTCCGTATTATCCGCTGGATTGACCAGGATTCTGTTGCTGGTACGGGGTACTGGAAATTTGAAAGCGGCTTCCAGCGCATTTTCAAGAAGGATGGCTCTGTCGAAGTCGTTCCTATCCGTCAGAAAAACATGAAGGGGAGGGTGTCTACTCACCCGAATGACTTGATCAACGAACGCCAGCTTGCCGACGAGATGGATTCCAAGATGGTCAAGGCTCGAATCAATGTGTTGCGACGATCCGGTGAAGATACCCGCGCCATGGAAACGGCCCTCCAGTTTAAGTATTCCGCTCACTGGATGAACTTGATTGTCCTTTTGATCGGGGCGGCCCTTTGTCACCGGTATAGCCGTTCTGGAGGGCTGTCGCAGAAATTTGGTGTTGGCCTGTTGCTTGTTTTTAGCTATTATATTTTGGAGAGAATCGGGCTTAAAATGGGTGAAAATGGGGCTTTGTCGCCGTTCTGGGCGGCGTGGAACAGTCACTTCATTTATGCGAGTCTCGCGTTTGTCATGCTATATCGATCGTTCCGCTTGTAG
- a CDS encoding sensor domain-containing diguanylate cyclase → MSVSEILFVVAGALLGLAFQGGMFLFLIPFAVVAFSLAVMNRPNSPNTSVIPVIKRDKRSTALTPVVSPDIRNEFTNDVKLETNEPNSSLRVNQIWSRANSDVDKTFGDILRCLRLLMPDANTFTIFTNGGSPNEFRLRAFQSDVQNFIDSSAKITENTGILSQLLRPGVSRILEGDLLVSKRLPYYIENRRIRSLIGVPLLDRDERRLGAILVDSLRPNAFKEPEAQALTFMSHVMYMLSFKSFVSAQNYIEQQQFSVLYRYQRKFFQTMTVKDIYKQMFEYVKENMPFDRLTILALDNPKECSGRVVYCVGMDSEQFVDKKFTLSDKGIFVLALMRNRPVFRSFTSGYADYVPRLNDSEKRNMELRQLFVMPVASEPDAKTAELAICLESRYTNRYQDHEKKLLKAFAGVAGFAYARARQVEKDKDLATRDGLTGLMNHRSLQEALRTEKVRADRKKYNIGVLMMDIDHFKSVNDTYGHPVGDEVIKGIATAISGEIRKEIDVVARYGGEEFVVALVDTTPEGMIETAERIRKAVGKLEFNVHLTDPLRVTVSIGAFLVKPEFSDMKKAVNNADQALYKAKDGGRNQVVRFETVETGTVGD, encoded by the coding sequence ATGTCCGTATCTGAAATATTGTTTGTAGTTGCTGGTGCATTGTTGGGGCTTGCTTTTCAGGGGGGCATGTTCCTTTTCCTTATTCCGTTTGCGGTAGTTGCGTTTTCACTTGCGGTCATGAACCGCCCGAACAGTCCGAATACATCCGTGATTCCTGTTATTAAGAGGGACAAGCGTTCAACGGCTCTTACGCCGGTTGTTTCTCCGGATATCCGCAATGAATTTACGAATGACGTAAAGCTGGAGACGAATGAACCCAATTCTTCGCTCCGTGTGAATCAAATCTGGTCCCGTGCGAATTCGGATGTCGATAAAACATTCGGTGATATTTTGCGTTGCCTTAGGCTGCTTATGCCTGATGCGAACACGTTCACGATTTTTACGAATGGCGGAAGCCCAAACGAATTTCGCTTAAGGGCGTTCCAGAGCGATGTCCAGAATTTTATTGATTCGAGCGCAAAGATTACCGAGAATACCGGCATCCTGAGTCAGCTTTTGCGCCCAGGCGTTTCCCGTATTCTGGAAGGGGACCTGCTTGTCAGTAAGCGACTCCCGTATTACATCGAAAATAGAAGGATTCGCTCGCTGATTGGCGTTCCGCTGCTTGATCGAGACGAACGTCGTCTGGGGGCGATTCTCGTGGATTCCCTGCGCCCGAATGCATTTAAGGAACCCGAAGCCCAGGCGCTCACGTTCATGTCCCATGTGATGTACATGCTGAGCTTTAAGAGCTTTGTTTCGGCACAGAACTATATTGAACAGCAGCAGTTCAGTGTGCTTTACCGTTACCAGCGCAAGTTCTTCCAGACGATGACGGTGAAGGACATTTATAAACAAATGTTTGAATACGTCAAGGAGAACATGCCGTTTGACCGCTTGACGATTCTTGCGCTCGACAACCCGAAGGAATGTTCCGGGCGAGTTGTTTATTGCGTCGGTATGGATTCTGAACAGTTTGTCGATAAGAAATTTACGTTGTCCGACAAGGGCATCTTTGTGCTTGCACTTATGAGGAACCGCCCTGTGTTCCGATCGTTCACTTCGGGCTATGCCGATTACGTGCCGCGCTTGAACGATTCCGAAAAGCGCAACATGGAACTGCGCCAGTTGTTTGTAATGCCTGTCGCTTCGGAACCTGATGCGAAGACTGCTGAACTTGCCATTTGCCTTGAAAGCCGCTATACGAACCGCTATCAGGATCACGAAAAGAAGCTGCTCAAGGCGTTTGCCGGTGTTGCCGGTTTTGCTTATGCCCGTGCTCGCCAGGTCGAAAAGGACAAGGACCTTGCCACGCGTGACGGCCTTACGGGACTCATGAACCACCGTTCTCTGCAAGAAGCGCTCCGCACGGAAAAGGTACGCGCCGACCGCAAGAAGTACAACATCGGCGTGTTGATGATGGACATCGACCATTTCAAGAGCGTGAACGATACTTACGGTCACCCGGTTGGCGATGAAGTCATCAAGGGAATTGCAACGGCAATCAGCGGTGAAATCCGCAAGGAAATTGACGTCGTGGCGCGCTACGGCGGTGAAGAATTTGTGGTGGCTCTCGTCGATACGACTCCGGAAGGCATGATTGAAACGGCTGAACGCATCCGCAAGGCGGTGGGCAAGCTCGAATTCAACGTGCATTTGACGGACCCGCTCCGCGTGACGGTAAGTATTGGCGCCTTCCTAGTGAAACCGGAATTCTCGGACATGAAGAAGGCCGTGAACAATGCTGACCAGGCTCTCTACAAGGCGAAGGATGGCGGCCGTAACCAGGTTGTCCGTTTTGAAACCGTAGAAACTGGAACGGTGGGAGATTAG